The Flavobacteriales bacterium genome contains the following window.
CCCGCGCCGAAGTCAACGAAGTTCGTGCTTGCATCGGCCATGGTTTCACCCGCGGCAAGCGTAGGGTCGTAGCCCGCACCGTTGTACTGGCTGTCCCATCGCATGCCGCTCAGCACGGCGCTGCGCTGCCCGTAGCCACCTTGCAGGCCGAACGCGAGCAGGCTTTCATCGCCGCTTTTGATCGCGTAGCTAACGCTCAGGCTGCCCTGCGTGTCGCCGAACCTGGTGTTGCCCGCTTTATCGCTGAAGAGATGGATGCCCACGCCGAGGTAACGGCCCCGCATGCGTTCACGGAACAACGGCAGATCATAGCTGAAGGCTTGCGTACGGAACGGGCTTCCAGCGCTCTGCCATTGGTTGCGGTACATCAAAGCAGCGCGCTGATCATCGTCGATGTCGCCGGCGCTGGCGGCGTTCAGGACCAACGGTGCGTTGAAGAACTGGCTGAAGTGGATGTCCTGGGCGGTGGCTGAAGCCGTTACCAATGTGCTTATGGCCATTAGCCATTGGCCGTTGGCCCGTCTGTGCGCCAGGCATGGATCGTGGCTTCTACGATTGCCGCTTCCGCAGACGGGCCAACGGCCACAAGCTATCAGCCAATGGCTCAGGTTCTTCATCGTACAAGCGTGATGTTGCCGGTGCGATCGACCGTGGTACCGTCGTCAAGCGTTGCATGCAGCGTCCACAGGTACACGCCGCTCGGACTCTGTGCATCGTTCATGTTCCCGTCCCAACCGTGCTGTGGGCCGGTGCTGCTGAAGACACGGTTGCCCCAGCGGTCGTAGAGTGCGAAGTCCATTTGAGCGATGGTTCCGCCCCTGACGAACAGCACATCGTTGTTCCCGTCCCCGTTCGGACTGAAAGCATCCGGTAGGAAGATGGCCTCGCTGTCCTGGATGCAGATGTCGAGGCTCATGCTGTCGGCGCAGTTGCCTTCGTTCCAAACAACGAGTTGCACCGAGTAGTAGCCGGCGTGGCCGAGGTCGTAGTTGGGATCCGTGCCCAAGGAGTAGGGGACCGTGTCGCCATCGATCACCCAATAGCCGCCAACGGCATTGTTGCTGAGGTCGATGAACGTCACATCGCGCTGCTCCCACGGCACGCACGGCTCATCGGGGTTCGCGCTGAAGAGCGCCGTGATGGCGGGCCAGCTGGGCACCTGGATCAGTGTGTCGTGATCGCAGCCGGTGGCATCGTTCACCACGTTCACCTGCACGAGTTCGCCCGCTGGAAGGTTCACGCTGTCGCCAACGGTCACCGTTCCAGCATCCCAGGTGAAGGTGTAGGTACCCGGACCCGTCACGCTGCCGACCACGTAGCCCGGCTCACCATAGCACTGCATCGCGCTGAACGCGAACTGCTCCTGGAAGGGCGGATGCACGGTGATGAGCACGCTGTCGATCACCGGGTCGCTGCAGCCATCGGTGGTGGTCACCACGTACCAAGTGGTGGTGTCGGGGCTCACGCTGTTCGTTTCGATCGGGAACGCGCCGTCGCTCCATTGGTAGCTAACCGGATAGTTCGGGTTGCCGCCCATGGGGACCACCTCGATGACGCTACCACCGCCGCCACAGATCGGGTTGTTGCTGACGCTGACCTGCGTTGCCAAGGCAGGATGGTCGGTGAAGACCAGTGTGTCGCTGCTGAGGCACGCGCCGAAGCCCACGCTATAGGTGAGCGTGTACGTGCCGTTCGTGAGAAGGCCGGGGTTGAATAGCGTGTCCGGCAATCCGGTGAACACCCCGCCCGAGGGGTAGAGGTCAATGTCCACCAGCACATCATTGCTGCAATAGGTCTCCTGCACACCGCCGATGCTGGCTTGCTGGAACGCGTACACATTGATGTTCACGGTGTCCGTGCATCCGGCGGGAGCACCATAAACGATGGCATGCACACCTGCTCCTGCCAGCGCGGGATCGAACACGCCCGTGCTGTTCACGCCTGCGCCGGTGAACGTGGCCCCCATGGGAACCTGAGCGATCAAAAAGGCGCCTGTTGCACTGCACACGGTCATGTCGGGCACACCGAGAGAAGCAGGATGCACAATGGCCCAAAGACTGTCGCTGCAGGTGTTCGCGTCGAAGTGGAGCACGTATGCGCCAACTCCTGCAAGAGAGGGGTCGATGAAGAAGTTGCCGTCGTTGTCCTGTGTGATGCCGGGCCCGCTCCACGTACCGTCCCACGGTGTCCGGCCGGTCGTGTTCTCGTCGAGGATCAGCGCATCATCGCCCTCGCAGAAGTAGAGCGTGTCGTCGTTGACCTCCGTCCAACCCACAAGGATGCCTATTGTGTCGGTGCAAGCGTTCGGTGCGGCGTAGGTCACCACATCCCATACAAGTCCGGCTTGCGCGGGATCGTACAGACCGGTGTTCCCATCCGCAATGCCCAGCCCGCTCCACATGCCGCCCGGAGGAATGGCCGCTAGTGAGAGCACGAACGGCGGTTGCGAAGGGCAAGCGCTGCGGTCATATCCGATATCGATGGGCTTCACATGGATGGTGAAGGACATGTCGCAACCGTGCATGTCATACAGCAGCGTATGTGTGCCGCCGCCAGCTTCGTCCGGATCGAAGGTGCCATAGATCGAATCGACGATGCCCGGTCCGCTCCATCGCCCACCGAAGGGATAGACCGGTATGTCGAACGGGTAGGTGCTCTGGCAGACCGTGTCCAGCTGTGCTTGTCCGATGATGTTGTCCACGTTCACGCGCACGGTGTCGCTGCAATTGCCAGCCGTGTAGGTGAGCAGGAAGGTGCCGATCGTGCTCGGGTCGAAGAGCCCATTGGGTTGCACGTTCGGGCCGCTCCATGTGCCACCGCCGGGCGTTGCGTACGGAATGAAGAACGGCGCGGTTCCGGGGCAGGCTGCATGGGTCACGCCAGCATCCATGCTATCGATCACCACGGTGATGGTCTCTGTGCAGCCGCCCAGCGAGTAGGAGATGATGTGCGCTCCCGGCCCAGCGGTATCAGGGTCGAGCGTACCGGCCAGCGAGTCGATGATGCCCGGTCCGCTCCAGACACCGCCGACCGGTGTGGCGCTCAGATCGAATGCGGCGTCCGATTGGCAGATGGCACTGGTGGGGCCAGTGATCTGCGGATCAACGACCACCACGGTGATGCTGTTGGTGGTGGTTTGTCCTGTGCCGTTCTCGGTAACGGTGACCGAATACGTGGTGGTTGTGGTCGGGCAGATGGAATGTGGGCCCGCACTGTTCGGCAGGCCGTTGCTCCAAGTGAAGGTGTAGGTGAGGCAGCCTTGCACATCAGCGAAGAGTTCCGTGCAGGTCCCGGCGCAGATCGTATCCTCGGTCAGTTCCATCAGCACGCCGAGCGGACAGGTCGCGATCTGCGTGCTCGCGTTGATGGTGAAGTACCACAGCGAGTCGCACCGGTCGCGGATGCCGATCTCGAACGAGACATCGTAAGGGCAGTTGCGATCGAACGGCGGGTCGATGCCCAGCTGCATGGTCTGCGTTTCGCCGCCGATGCAGTTCGTGGGTGTGGCGCTCGTCACCACAGGGGAGTTCGAGCCGCTGATGGTGAACGCGCTTGGGTTGATGGAGTCGCAAGGGATCGGGTAGCTGAAGGCCAGGTTGATGGCAGCGCTCGCGCACATTGGTGGTGTTGGGATCGTCATCACCGGCGGCACCGGGGGGATCACCACGCTCGTCCATTGCGCTTCGAAGCCGCAATAGGCCACGTTGGCATCGGTTACGAAGTGCACGGTGAGGTAGTAGCCGGTGCTGGTGATGGGCGGTGGTGCGTTGATCCCACTGTACGCCGGTCCGATCTGCGGCGAGAGGATGCTCGGCCCATCATGGAAAGTCAGAAGGTCCAGCCCCTGCTCCGTGCAGAACACCTCGTCGAACACCAATGTCACCGGCCCGCCTGCATCGATGGTGAACGTGTAGTCTTCGTTGTTGCCGTAGATGTTGCCACCGGGCCCGTCCTCACTATCGAGCAGGATGCCCTTGCAGAGCGTCACCACCGTGTCGGTCATGTTGAACTCCGGCAGCACTTGGGCGTGCAATGAGCCTGTGACCATACCGAACGCGAGAACTCCTAGTCCGACCTTTCCCACCCCATCCCCGGCCCTTCCCCGATGGGGAAGGGAGAACATCCGTGATATGCCGTGGGATCGGGTCATGCTCACATCGGGAT
Protein-coding sequences here:
- a CDS encoding gliding motility-associated C-terminal domain-containing protein, giving the protein MVTGSLHAQVLPEFNMTDTVVTLCKGILLDSEDGPGGNIYGNNEDYTFTIDAGGPVTLVFDEVFCTEQGLDLLTFHDGPSILSPQIGPAYSGINAPPPITSTGYYLTVHFVTDANVAYCGFEAQWTSVVIPPVPPVMTIPTPPMCASAAINLAFSYPIPCDSINPSAFTISGSNSPVVTSATPTNCIGGETQTMQLGIDPPFDRNCPYDVSFEIGIRDRCDSLWYFTINASTQIATCPLGVLMELTEDTICAGTCTELFADVQGCLTYTFTWSNGLPNSAGPHSICPTTTTTYSVTVTENGTGQTTTNSITVVVVDPQITGPTSAICQSDAAFDLSATPVGGVWSGPGIIDSLAGTLDPDTAGPGAHIISYSLGGCTETITVVIDSMDAGVTHAACPGTAPFFIPYATPGGGTWSGPNVQPNGLFDPSTIGTFLLTYTAGNCSDTVRVNVDNIIGQAQLDTVCQSTYPFDIPVYPFGGRWSGPGIVDSIYGTFDPDEAGGGTHTLLYDMHGCDMSFTIHVKPIDIGYDRSACPSQPPFVLSLAAIPPGGMWSGLGIADGNTGLYDPAQAGLVWDVVTYAAPNACTDTIGILVGWTEVNDDTLYFCEGDDALILDENTTGRTPWDGTWSGPGITQDNDGNFFIDPSLAGVGAYVLHFDANTCSDSLWAIVHPASLGVPDMTVCSATGAFLIAQVPMGATFTGAGVNSTGVFDPALAGAGVHAIVYGAPAGCTDTVNINVYAFQQASIGGVQETYCSNDVLVDIDLYPSGGVFTGLPDTLFNPGLLTNGTYTLTYSVGFGACLSSDTLVFTDHPALATQVSVSNNPICGGGGSVIEVVPMGGNPNYPVSYQWSDGAFPIETNSVSPDTTTWYVVTTTDGCSDPVIDSVLITVHPPFQEQFAFSAMQCYGEPGYVVGSVTGPGTYTFTWDAGTVTVGDSVNLPAGELVQVNVVNDATGCDHDTLIQVPSWPAITALFSANPDEPCVPWEQRDVTFIDLSNNAVGGYWVIDGDTVPYSLGTDPNYDLGHAGYYSVQLVVWNEGNCADSMSLDICIQDSEAIFLPDAFSPNGDGNNDVLFVRGGTIAQMDFALYDRWGNRVFSSTGPQHGWDGNMNDAQSPSGVYLWTLHATLDDGTTVDRTGNITLVR
- a CDS encoding PorP/SprF family type IX secretion system membrane protein produces the protein MKNLSHWLIACGRWPVCGSGNRRSHDPCLAHRRANGQWLMAISTLVTASATAQDIHFSQFFNAPLVLNAASAGDIDDDQRAALMYRNQWQSAGSPFRTQAFSYDLPLFRERMRGRYLGVGIHLFSDKAGNTRFGDTQGSLSVSYAIKSGDESLLAFGLQGGYGQRSAVLSGMRWDSQYNGAGYDPTLAAGETMADASTNFVDFGAGFLWKGEARAGWRWKSGVAVHHLNQPKVSLYGTNEDQLLRRFTVHAELRFEGKKWTWLPKVYAQQQGGNREIVFGALMHRRIGTDSRHTNYQNSSAIYLGAFYRWNDAVAPTVQFEWQRKLVAALSYDINVSRLRAQTGLRGGMEVSIQWVGVFSDKRTKLPKSKVY